In the genome of Ursus arctos isolate Adak ecotype North America unplaced genomic scaffold, UrsArc2.0 scaffold_22, whole genome shotgun sequence, the window TTCTGCCCTGTCGGCACCTGTGCCTGTGCCAGGCTTGCACTGAAATCCTGATGCGTCACCCCATCTCCCACCGCAACTGCCCCCTCTGCCGCCGGGGCATTCTGCAGACCCTCAATGTCTACCTCTGAAGATCCTCCCCTTCGTGCCCACTCCTCCATGCTTCATGAAGCCACCTGCGCTAGGACAGCTTGAACACCTCACCTCTTGGTTCCTGGCCTGaatcccctcctgcccccatggCTGTCACGCCAAGCCTCCAAGCCATACGTCCAGGACATTGAGATAGGATACTCTGGAAGACTGTGAGCTGGGTGGGGCAGGGTAACCGCTTTTCCTTACCCAGTGCGTCCCTGTGTGATGCCGGAGGTGGTGAGTGTGTCACTATGCAAGGCCCTGAGACTGCCGTGGACTCCCCTCCAGCTTGCCAGGGCCCATCCAGATGCCAACCTTTGGGGCTCCCCCTTACTTCCGGTTTTTCTGTTGGGGATTTGCAGGTcctctccctggcccctccccagctTCTGCAGCCACAACACGTCATTGTCAGTTTGGGTGTTTTGGTAACTCAGGGGCCTTGGAACGATCTTGAACCTTTGCTTTCAGCCAGAGCACCTGTGAACTGGTAGGCCTTGGGGATAGTATCTCTCAGGTGCCCTTAGAGTTACCACTTCTGCCTGTCTTGATCTTACGAGGCTCCCTCCCGACCTGATCCAACAGCTAGGATCAAGAGTTTACCCCTTGAGGGGTGGGTGTCTGCACCTGGCTTTGGGACCATATTACCCTCTGGCACCccagctcccctgggagcctCAGGAGGGATAACCAGATTTCTACTCCTACCCCTTTCACTCCCCACATCACAGAGAACAATGGCATTCCCATTCTGTTTGTCTCTCCCTGGCGTTGGGGAGGGCAGACTGTGCACATTTCACTAGGGTCCAAATACGGAAGGGGCCAGCTTAGGAGTATGAGCATCCTGATGGGTCTGTCTGGCCCTGATGGTTCTGTCTGGCCCAGTTTCTGGTGAATAAATTTCTTTTGACAGCTCTGACGGCCTCGGTGTGCATCCTTACAGGGACGAGCAGTTGGTGCCCCAGGGTCCTTCAGTCCTGCTGGAGTCACTGTGGTCTGGAGGGGACCTAGTGGGGGAGGAGATAAGATAGGAGGTGAGGACTGTGCCTTGGGGAGAGCCCATGCCAGGTGCAGCTGAATTAGCTTTCACGGCCTCCAATTTGTGCCCCTCACACACCTGGCTTTTGGAAAGccctgtcttttctccttttgccaGAATGAAGCCCTAGTAGAGGGGAGTGTGAACATTCTCAACCCTTGAGTAAGCTTCCCAGCTTCTCTAGTGCCGCTCTTCTCAGGAGGGAATTTGGGGTTCTTGCTGCCTGGAGTCCAGTCTACCCTCTGATCCCTGGAGGAGCCTGGTGCTTGTCCTTGTGTCTCTTGGGCTGGAGTGGGGCTGTGAGGCCTCCTGGTGGAGAGCTGGGAGTTGAAACCCAGGACCCATCCCAGTCCTCACGTGCATATCGGCAcagcgtgggggtggggtgggggggtgtggggggttggtgtgtgtgtgcactcccGCATAATTGTATGTTAAATCTAGGAGCATAATGCCAGGGGCGGCCTTCTGGCAGTTGGGCagttgcggggggggggcagggtaggtcagaaagaaactgagaagagGCCCCCCTCCACATTCTCTGGGGTTGAGAGGCTGAACTGATTGTGGGTCTGGCAAGCCCTGGGTTGTTAGTCAttgggcgggggtggggctggggctggcttCTGAAGGTCAGAGGAGGGGAACCTTGAAGGGGCTTTGTGGCTAGCCTCAGACTTAGTGGCGCGGCCCACCCAGGCTATGCCCAGCACGGTGGGGGTAGTTCACCACATCCATCTTGGAGttgggaggcctggggagggctTTCCCCGCCCAACGCTAGGGAGGGAGCGGAGCAAGGGGAGGCTCGGCTCCTTCCAGTCTCTGTTTAATGTGAGGATAAACATTTTATGAGAGAAGATAAACTTCCTGAGCTGGGAGCAAAGAACCCCCTTTTCCTGCACCCCCATCTGGAATTACATTGGCAGACCTCAATACCCGTCCTCCTCCTAGCTACCTTAGCAATCGAGAGCTGAAGCACGCCAGGATCACTGCTGCATTCTGGAGTTGGGACGCCCTCTTGTGGTCAACTCAGAAACTACTTATCTCTAGCCACCCAGGAACACACCACTTCCCTGGTGTGGGGAACAGAGAAATAGCTTTCCAGCCATCTAGAGAGCAGGCAAGCAGCCAGAGCAGTCACGAATGCAACCCCGGGGATCCTTTTTGTTGATCAGGGTAGTGGTGTGTGTGGGGAAGGTAGCCTCCGCCCAGTTTATATGACATCTTTGAGTTAGAAAAAAGTGGTAAGAGCCCCATGCCAGAAGGGCACTCTCTTCAGCCAAGCACCCCTGTTCACAACCAACACAACTCAGGGGACAGCTCTATGGAGCGGCGGCTCATTCACCTGGGCCCGCTTCCTGTATCTCCTGCTGCATGGCTCCTCCAGGCCAAGagcccttccttctgctggaGCACCACCCTGTACATCTTCCCCAtcgctccctctcccctcccccatccttacCATCAGGGCATCCCCCCCACTAAAGAAGAAAGGCTGAGCCAGtagggcttatttatttatttatttatttatttattatttatcattttttattgaataatctCTGAGAGAAGGGCCCAGGAATAGGAGGGACAAGGGAGGACCCAGAGAAGCAGAGCCCCAGGAAGGGGACACCCCACCTCTGGGGCTCTGGGCCAAAGCAACTGGGGGACCCACACCTGCCAGCACAGAGTGCTCCTTTGGTTTTGGGCAGAAATCCAGCCACTGCCCAATACTGCCAGCCCTGATCTCAGACAGCCTCTGTCCCCATTCTCTGCCAGCAGCAGGACGGAGTGGTTCACAACATCCCAAGGGGGGCCAGCCCTCCCGGATGATGTGGCTGCCAGTGTCACACCCTCCTTCCGCAGGAATGAGAGAGCTTGAGCTCGCTTTCCAGTGGGCATCAAGCAAAGACAGGGGAGTTGTGCCAGTCAGAATACACCAGAAATCCCGAGAAGGTGCTGTCTGTCTTGATGCTGGCATAGATGCCTATGTAATCGCCCACGCCTACCTGCACCCACACCTGGTCCTCTGGCTCCAGCCTCACCATGGCGCCCCCGGAGAGGGAGGCTGGTTTGggccaccccccaaaaaactggaagaaagagGCGATGGACTCGCCGTTCTTGACCAGATCGAACTGCAGGCTAGCCCGGTAGACGGTGGCGTGGACCGCAAAGTAGTAGACCCCGGGCACCTGGCAGGTGAACTTGCCGGTGGTGGCGTCGTAATGTCCTTGCTCGTTCACCAGCACGCGGTCGAAGGGTAGGGGCGCGTCCGACGGCGGAGGCACGCGGCTCTCGGAGCGCTTGGCGCTGAAAGCGGAGCGCGGAGGCACGGAGCACTCGCCGGCGGGCCCCGCCGCTCCCACGGGTCCCGCCTCTCCTCGCGGCCCGGGTTCCCCCCGCGGCCCCGGCAGTCCTGCGGGGGTGTGGGGCGCGGTTAGGGCGAGCgtggctgcggcggcggcggtccGCAGCCGGAGGCGCGGGGGGCGCCGCTCAACGCCCTCCTCACCCTCTCTGGGGCTCCCGGCCGCCGCTTCCCGGGCGAGAGCCGCCCTGCCGCCAGCTCCCCGGGCCCCGCCGCCCGCAGGACAGGATCCCCGGAGCCGCGGCCGCCGCGCGCTGCGTCACCCTCCCCGCGCCCTGCTCCCGGGGCCGGCGGCGCCCCCTGGCGGGACGCTGAGCCCCTGCCCTCGGCCCGGCGAGCGCCGACCGCCCGGTGGACGGCGCCCCCGCCGCCTTCTTACCCGGACTCCCGCCCTCGCCTTTCTCTCCCGGAGCCCCGGGCGCGCCGTCGCGACCGTCGCGGCCGTCCCGGCCGGGCAGGCCCTGGCTGCCGTGATGGCCCGGCGTGCCGGGAAGCCCGGGGTGCCCCGGGCACAGGCTGGGGATCTTGTTGTCGTCCAGCGGGGGCGAGCCGGCCGCCAGGCCCAGGAGCAGCAGGGCGACGAGCGGCCTCATGGCGCTGGCACGGGGACTCCGGCCGCCGGGGTCCTTTCGCAGTCTGCGGGCCAGGCGGGACGGGAGTCGGGACCCAGAATCCCGGCACCGGCCTCGCTTCCCGCCCCGGCGCGACCGGGTGGgtccccaccccactgccacgGGCCTGAGGCTGAGCGGCCGCGGGGGGATGAAGGAGGGGCGCCCCCAGAGCCGAGGACCCGGAGGgcgccggggtgggggggcaggagaggctggccgctccccccccaccccaccccgtgcCGTCTTTCCCCCAGTCCCTcccgtccccacccccctcccgtccTCCGCCGCACTCACCCCGTCCCGTCTCCCGAGGCTTCCTTGGGGCGCTCGCTACTCCGGACCCTTCAGATGACCCTTGCCCCGCCCCTGCGCTTCTCCCCCGTCAGGCGTCCCCTGCCCTCGGTGTCCCCCTGGTCCGGGTTCACTCCCTGCCGGCTCCGCTCTGCTCCTCCCAGACTCCAAGAGGAAACCAGTTGTTCAGGGGCCAAGAGCTCCCGGCCGGGAAATAGCAGGGAAATAACTCGTGGTGTCGCCCGGCTGCCGGCCaagatttgggggagaaaggagggggagggagtgtTAGCTGGGCACAGGGAGGCAGAGCTGTGTGAGACAGACACTCGGGGCACCCACTGCTCCAAGGAGCCCGAAGGAGAGAGGGTGCGGTGACAGAGAGCAAGGACAAGACAAGTCCAGGGGAGACAGAAGCTGAGAACGGCCGGGTGAGAGTTTCAGAGGCTGAAGGCTGGATCTCCAGGACTCAGAACAGGGCCTGCCACATTACTAGGCACTCAACACATTTTTGTTCAATACATGAAAGAGTCAGAAGGCAGGTGGTGGAGAACCTGAAAAAGCAGGTGGAGAGGGGAAGGCGGGAGACTGGCAATCTGGGTCAGAGGCTTGGGTGGGAAGCAGTCCTCACGATCAACGGCATGGTGTGGAGCTGGGGCAAGAAAAGGGTCAGGGAAGCTTCCAGTAGCCCTGCCGAGGACTTCTCTTCCCCTACTTGGGAGGCTCCAGAGAGGATGGGCAGAGTCTCATGCTGGTCCTCCTTCCTTTGTCCCCTGCCTGCCCGCCCTGATTGGCAAAGGTGGACGGGCAGGCCGAGGGGCAGGGGCCGGCCTTCAGGGTCAGGGCCGTGCACAGGCCTCCAGGCCGGCCGCTTCGGGTAGCCTGTTGCAGTTGAACGGCCAGGGGGTACCCAGTAGAGCCAGGCCAGACTGGCACTGGCGCTCAGCCTCCTGGCAGACAGAGCGGCAGGGGGGAAGGACACTGCCTATGGGGGTGCAGTGGGGCACAAGCAGCCCACAGAGGAGCCTCCGGAAACTCTGGTAGCAGGGCAGACTTGTCAGGCTCTGTGGAAGGAGGACATCAGCCCTCAGGCACCATACTCCCTAGGCTCCCTccacttcctgcccccccccaatcTCTTCCCAGAGCACCTTGTAACCTCTAAGGATCTCCACCACCTCCTCCTGGGTGGCCATGCCCACCCAGACGTTAGGGAAGGCCGTGGTGTTGTAGCTCAGACCGACGCACATCTCTACCTGGACAGGCTCACAGGCCAGCTCTGTAAGGGGAGAATCACTGTGGGGGGACACTGCTGGTGACCCAGGGCAAGTCACCTAACCGCTCCCTCTGGGTCATTTGGGGGTTGTTGTGGGAATCAAAGGAGCTAACATGGGGAGATGCTTTGCACACATCACAGGTGCCCATTATCCTCAAGAGCCCGCCCAAACGTCCTTTGCCAGCCCTGGGCATCACGCAGGTGTCTCTGATCTCGGGAACATGAGACACTGACATTGGCAGGGCCTGCGGGGCACCTGGAAGGAACTCCCCAGctcttgccttcctcctcctcctcatcttcttttttttaagtaggctccacacccaacgtgggccttg includes:
- the C1QTNF5 gene encoding complement C1q tumor necrosis factor-related protein 5, giving the protein MRPLVALLLLGLAAGSPPLDDNKIPSLCPGHPGLPGTPGHHGSQGLPGRDGRDGRDGAPGAPGEKGEGGSPGLPGPRGEPGPRGEAGPVGAAGPAGECSVPPRSAFSAKRSESRVPPPSDAPLPFDRVLVNEQGHYDATTGKFTCQVPGVYYFAVHATVYRASLQFDLVKNGESIASFFQFFGGWPKPASLSGGAMVRLEPEDQVWVQVGVGDYIGIYASIKTDSTFSGFLVYSDWHNSPVFA